In the Marinobacter sp. Arc7-DN-1 genome, GCGGCCGATCAGTTTTTTGTTCACCGCATCGTTACGCTCACGGAGCATTCCCAGAAGTGCAACCTGGAAAGTAAGACGCATGCGCCGGGCCAGTATTTCGTACCCGGCCTCGTCACCCTCGAAAGACTGAACGGAAAAACCGGCACAGAAATCCGGCCGCTCCTTGACGTCAACATCAAAAAAACAGGATTCGGGATAGGGTTTTTCCCTGCGGGCTTCCCGGAGATCGTTGATAACCGGCAAAAGAAGTTCGGGATGATCTTCCCGTTGCTGGTGGTAGTACTCCACGTAACGGCGAAGGATAAACAGTGCGCTGTTCAGTGTGGTCAGGAGGATGTTTTTATCATCATTGGCGCCAACGGGTACGTCGTTGGCCATGGTCACCGCTTCCTGGCAAAGCAGGGTGCCGCCCCGCAACTCCACGAGAATGAAAATGCCCCGAAGCTGATTGATGAAATCAACACAATTCTGGAGATCCTCACCCCTTTCGCGGTTTTCCTGAAAGCGTTCAAGGCTGGATTCTGCCTGCTTGATGGTCTGTTCTATTTCACTCTTGACCAGATCAAACGACTGCGATTTCGTCGCGAGAGACGACTGAACCATAAACGCTTCCCGTTAACTTTGCGGAGACTACCGCATCCTCTTTGGTGGACATTGGCCCGGCAATGGCGGACCAGGCCTTTTTGTTGTGAGCCGGTCGAACCCTTTTCCGGCCAAAGAAAGTTCGCAAAAAACTGGCGAACTTATCATTACTTATAACATAAAACTCAAGTAGCTCAAGAAAGGCGGAATGTAACATTTGGTACAGGCTGACCCAGTTCTCATTCCGTGCTCCGGAGTTTGCCCCACACGGTTTCGCCGGCCTGTTTTTCAAGGAGGGACATGAATTCTTTGTGGGCGTTACTTTCCGCTTCGGAAGCCCGGACCACGGGCAGCGGTCCCCTGTCTGACGACAGTCTGCGGATACCGCTGGCACCGCCGCCATTATCCGCGCTGGCATCCAGAGACAGGGCGGTCTGGCCGCCCGTCAGCAGCAAATAGACATCGGCCAGGATCTCGGCGTCCAGCAACGCTCCGTGAAGCTCCCGGTTACTGTTATCAACACCGTAACGCTTGCACAGGGCATCCAGGTTGTTTTTCTGGCCCGGATGCCGTGCCCGGGCAATGGCAAGGGAATCCACAACGCCACAATGATCAGCGGTTTTTCGCACCGGTTTCAGGCGTGCGAATTCGGCATCCATGAAGCCCACATCAAACGCGGCATTATGGATGACCAGCTCGGCCCCCTTGATAAACCCGAAGAACTCGTCGGCAATTTCGGCAAACTTTGGCTTGTCGACAAGAAATTCGTTGGTAATGCCGTGAATGGTGATGGCTTCGGCCTCAACCTCACGCTCCGGATTAATGTATACATGGTAGTTGCGCCCTGTGAGCTGGCGCTCCATTAATTCAACACAGCCAATCTCGATGATCCGGTGGCCTTCTGCCGGGTCGATGCCCGTGGTTTCTGTATCCAGTACAATCTGTCTCATTACCTGTACCCGGTTATCTGCAGTCTGTTCATCGGGGAATCAAGCATTGGCGAGCTCTTCAACCCCGCGGTTGGCGAGCTCGTCCGCCAGTTCGTTGTCAGGAACGCCGGAATGCCCCTTGACCCAGTGCCAGTTAACGGTGTGTCTTGCCACTTCGGCGTCCAGCTCACGCCAGAGATCTTCGTTCTTTACCGGCTTTTTGGCAGACGTTTTCCAGCCGTTGCGCTTCCACCCGGCCATCCATTCAGTGATGCCTTTGCGGACATACTGCGAGTCAGTGAACAGCTCCACCTCACAGGGGCGCTTGAGAGCTGCCAGCCCCCGGATAGCGGCCATAAGCTCCATTCGGTTGTTGGTGGTCCCGGCCTCGCCGCCGTGCAGCGTTTTTCGGCTGTCGCCGTAACGCAATACAACGCCCCAGCCTCCAGGGCCCGGATTGCCCTTACAGGCACCATCGGTGTAAAGGATTACCTTGCCAGCCATTCACTCTCCTGAATCAGTCAATCGATGTGTCATTCCGCTCTGTGCACCGGTGTTCTGTTTCGCCGGCACCCCCTTGAGGCACCGACCGCTCCGGTGCCTGGCAGGCTGATCGCCTTGCTCTGGCGCCAGACAGGTCGCCTGGGAAGCCGGGCATGCACGCGCTTCTTGGCAAGGATACAGTAATAGGCACCCACTGGCAGGAACCTGTTCCCGGATAGCCGATTGTCAATCCGGCTGACGGCCTTCCGGCCACTTCTTTGGAACGGTGATCTGAAAAAACGCGTAACAGATGCCTCAACGTTGAAGCCCAGCAGGCGAAGCCAGTCTTCCATGCGCCCCCGCAGAAGGAAACGACCGCCCCAGGGACCCTCATTGCTCCGGGATATGAGTTTCCGCACACCCCAGAGACTGAGGGGATTGAAACCGATCAGGGCCATGGTGCCCTCCCCCCTGAGCACCCGCGCGGCCTCCCGGATAACCTGGTGAGGATAGGGTGAAAAATCCGCGGTGTGATGCAGCACCACCAGATCCATGGAATCACCGGGAAATGCCAGCTCGTCGGCGTCACAAATGGCAACGCCATCGGGTATCTGAGGATTCCACCGGGGGGTTGTCATGATTCGCTGGGCAAAATCGGTGCCGGTGGCCAGAGGAAGCCGGTGGCTCACGCCAACCTGAAGCTGCCTCGCCCCGGTCAGGTGCTGCAACTCCGCATCGACAAATCGCCGCTGATCGGCGAGCAGCGCCCTTCCCAGGGGGGTCTGGAACCAGCGCTCGAAACTTTCATGCCTGGCCGAAAAATCAACTGCGTCGGAATCACTCACCGTTGCGCCACTCCGTGAAGGCCGAACCCGTGGTTGGGGCCTTGTATTTAATGCTCTATCATATCAGTCACATTCGATAAGCACATGTGGGGCCCTATGCTGACCATCTCCGCGATACCTGCGTTCAGTGACAACTATATCTGGTGTCTGTCTGACACCCCCAATGGCAAAGCCCTGATCGTGGACCCCGGGCAGGCGCAACCGGTTCTGGACCACCTGGCTGAACAGCATCTGACTCTGGACACCATTCTGGTCACCCATCACCATCCGGACCATGTGGGAGGCGTTAAGGAACTCCGATCCGCCTTTCCTGACTGCCGGGTGACCGGTCCGGCGGACTCTCCGTTCCAGGGCAGCACCAACAAGGTGCACCCGGGAGATGAGGTGATCTGGGAAGACATTACCTTCCAGGTCCTCGGTGTTCCGGGCCATACCCTCGATCACATTGCCTACTTTTCCGATGTGGAGGTTGCAGGCCGGCCGGTTCTGTTCTGCGGCGACACCCTGTTTGTATGCGGTTGTGGTCGTTTGTTTGAGGGCTCGCCGGAGCAGATGCGCCAATCCCTGCAGACCCTTCGGGCTTTGCCCGGAAAGACCGCCGTCTATTGCGCTCATGAATACACCCTGGCGAACCTTCGCTTCGCCCGTAGCTGGCTACCCCAGGACGACGCATTGAAAGATTTTGAGGAACAGTGCCGGACGGCGCGGGACGCCGGCAAAGCGACAGTGCCTTCAGTTCTGGCAGATGAAAAGCGCCTCAACCCGTTTCTGCGCTGGGACGATCCTGCGGTGGTCGATGCCGCCCGGTCCTACTGTACCAGGCAGGGGCTGCCGGCCGATTCGGACAACGCCATATTTGCCGCCATCCGACATGGCAAGGACAACTTCTGACGCCGGGGTATACGCGATTAACAAATCCTCTCATCGACGTAACGAGAGGTTTCTTGACCCCTTGAAAAGCGGTCCCATAGAATCGTTGCAACTTTGTGACCGTAAATTATTCAATATGCCGGATTTTCAGACGTGGGACCCGGCTTCAACCTGGAACCGGATGTCTCTTATGTCGGTCAGACAATTGTCGTTTTTGTTTCTCACCGGAGCCCTCGTCAGCGGGTGCAGTATTCTGGATGGACAGGCTCAGGATAATCCCCTGAACTCCGAAAAAGTCACTGTAGCAGCGGGCGACGACGGCCTTAAACAGTCCGTTGTATCCGGAGAGAACCGAGATGCTGCCCGTAATGAGCCGCTGGATGAAGCCATAGCGCCCGAGCTCAAGGCTGCGGCGAGGGATGCCCGTGACAAGCTCGATAATCCTGTCCAGGAATCCCCTGAGGCGGCAGTTGTTGAGAAAGATCTTTGGGCAAAACTCCGTTCCGGGTTTGTCCTGAATCATGACGTGGACAACGAGCGTGTTCGTGACCAACTGAACTGGTATGCGAGTCACCCGGGCTACATCGACCGGGTGGTCGAGCGGGGAAGCCGTTACCTGTATTACATTCTGAACCAGACGGAAAAGCGCGGGCTTCCAGCGGAATACGCCCTTTTACCCGTTGTGGAAAGCGCCTTCGATCCCTTCGCCTACTCCCATGGTCGCGCAGCCGGCCTCTGGCAGTTCATTCCCTCAACCGGGAAACATTTCGGTCTGAGACAGAGCTGGTGGCACGATGAACGGCGCGACGTTGTGGCTGCCACCGATGCGGCTCTTACCTATCTTGAACGGCTGGCAAACCGGTTCGATGGCGACCATACGCTGGCGCTGGCCGCCTATAACAGCGGTGGCGGCACGGTGTCCAGCGCCATGCGCCGTAATCGCAACAGCAACAGACCCACCGATTTCTGGTCACTTCAGTTGCCGCGGGAAACCCGCCACTATGTACCGAAACTGATCGCGCTGGCAAAGATCTTTGACGATCCCGAGGCCTATGGCATTGAACTGCCCGCGCTGAAGGACGAACCCTATTTCGAGATCGTCGAAACCGGATCCCAACTGGATCTTGCGCAGGCGGCGGAAATGGCCGGCGTGGACATTGATGAAATCTACCTGCTCAACCCTTCTTACAACCGCTGGGCAACCACTCCTGAAGGCCCGCACCGTTTGCTGGTGCCGGTTGAAAATGCGGAAACCTTCCGGTCGGCACTGGCGCAGATACCGGCCAAAAACCGGGTTTCCTGGCGCAATTATGTGGTGAAATCCGGCGATAGCCTGAACTCCATCTCCCGCAACTTTTCGACCACACCGT is a window encoding:
- the dnaQ gene encoding DNA polymerase III subunit epsilon gives rise to the protein MRQIVLDTETTGIDPAEGHRIIEIGCVELMERQLTGRNYHVYINPEREVEAEAITIHGITNEFLVDKPKFAEIADEFFGFIKGAELVIHNAAFDVGFMDAEFARLKPVRKTADHCGVVDSLAIARARHPGQKNNLDALCKRYGVDNSNRELHGALLDAEILADVYLLLTGGQTALSLDASADNGGGASGIRRLSSDRGPLPVVRASEAESNAHKEFMSLLEKQAGETVWGKLRSTE
- the rnhA gene encoding ribonuclease HI yields the protein MAGKVILYTDGACKGNPGPGGWGVVLRYGDSRKTLHGGEAGTTNNRMELMAAIRGLAALKRPCEVELFTDSQYVRKGITEWMAGWKRNGWKTSAKKPVKNEDLWRELDAEVARHTVNWHWVKGHSGVPDNELADELANRGVEELANA
- a CDS encoding class I SAM-dependent methyltransferase — translated: MSDSDAVDFSARHESFERWFQTPLGRALLADQRRFVDAELQHLTGARQLQVGVSHRLPLATGTDFAQRIMTTPRWNPQIPDGVAICDADELAFPGDSMDLVVLHHTADFSPYPHQVIREAARVLRGEGTMALIGFNPLSLWGVRKLISRSNEGPWGGRFLLRGRMEDWLRLLGFNVEASVTRFFRSPFQRSGRKAVSRIDNRLSGNRFLPVGAYYCILAKKRVHARLPRRPVWRQSKAISLPGTGAVGASRGCRRNRTPVHRAE
- the gloB gene encoding hydroxyacylglutathione hydrolase, with protein sequence MLTISAIPAFSDNYIWCLSDTPNGKALIVDPGQAQPVLDHLAEQHLTLDTILVTHHHPDHVGGVKELRSAFPDCRVTGPADSPFQGSTNKVHPGDEVIWEDITFQVLGVPGHTLDHIAYFSDVEVAGRPVLFCGDTLFVCGCGRLFEGSPEQMRQSLQTLRALPGKTAVYCAHEYTLANLRFARSWLPQDDALKDFEEQCRTARDAGKATVPSVLADEKRLNPFLRWDDPAVVDAARSYCTRQGLPADSDNAIFAAIRHGKDNF
- a CDS encoding LysM peptidoglycan-binding domain-containing protein — its product is MSVRQLSFLFLTGALVSGCSILDGQAQDNPLNSEKVTVAAGDDGLKQSVVSGENRDAARNEPLDEAIAPELKAAARDARDKLDNPVQESPEAAVVEKDLWAKLRSGFVLNHDVDNERVRDQLNWYASHPGYIDRVVERGSRYLYYILNQTEKRGLPAEYALLPVVESAFDPFAYSHGRAAGLWQFIPSTGKHFGLRQSWWHDERRDVVAATDAALTYLERLANRFDGDHTLALAAYNSGGGTVSSAMRRNRNSNRPTDFWSLQLPRETRHYVPKLIALAKIFDDPEAYGIELPALKDEPYFEIVETGSQLDLAQAAEMAGVDIDEIYLLNPSYNRWATTPEGPHRLLVPVENAETFRSALAQIPAKNRVSWRNYVVKSGDSLNSISRNFSTTPSVLQQVNNLNSDLIRIGQRLLIPSASKGSDAYVLSASQRLNRKQSRERDGSKIRYTVRKGDTFWDIAREHRVSVREVAAWNGMAPGDPLMPGKELVIWSKTSQPTVLAANSARGEAMVRKVGYRVRKGDSLARIASRFSVNVQDIASWNDLKMSRYLQPGQSLVLYVDIRNSP